A region from the Bacillota bacterium genome encodes:
- a CDS encoding metalloregulator ArsR/SmtB family transcription factor, protein MSTSLSGVAPSPHLHSLLRVFKALADESRLKILGILAGGRRNVEELAAMLDLRAPTVSHHLAVLRRAELVGMRPEGTSHVYFLEAETLQRLSREFFSPEAVVSLSPQIEGDAWERKVLRDLFANGRLKEIPASRKKRDVILRWLAGRFTPGVRYREAEVNEIIKRYHPDFATLRRELIMSRLMQRERGLYWRTEPPAPAATGPGVS, encoded by the coding sequence TTGTCCACCTCTCTGTCCGGCGTCGCGCCATCGCCCCACTTGCACAGCCTGCTTCGCGTCTTCAAGGCGCTGGCGGACGAAAGCCGCCTCAAGATCCTGGGCATCCTGGCCGGCGGCAGGCGCAACGTCGAGGAGCTCGCCGCGATGCTCGACCTTCGGGCACCCACCGTCTCGCACCACCTCGCGGTGCTGCGGCGGGCCGAACTGGTAGGCATGCGGCCCGAGGGCACCTCTCACGTCTACTTCCTCGAGGCCGAGACCCTGCAGCGCCTGTCGAGGGAGTTCTTTTCGCCCGAAGCGGTGGTCTCCCTCTCACCGCAGATCGAGGGGGACGCCTGGGAGCGAAAGGTGCTCCGGGACCTCTTCGCGAACGGCCGGCTCAAGGAGATCCCGGCCAGCCGCAAGAAGCGGGACGTCATCCTGCGGTGGCTCGCCGGCCGGTTTACGCCGGGCGTGCGCTACAGGGAGGCCGAGGTGAACGAGATCATCAAGCGCTATCACCCGGACTTTGCGACGCTGCGCCGGGAGCTTATCATGAGCCGCCTGATGCAGCGGGAGCGCGGGCTTTACTGGCGAACCGAGCCCCCTGCCCCCGCTGCCACCGGGCCCGGCGTCAGTTG